Proteins found in one Dryobates pubescens isolate bDryPub1 chromosome 1, bDryPub1.pri, whole genome shotgun sequence genomic segment:
- the ECM2 gene encoding extracellular matrix protein 2, translated as MQATSLVYYFLLVSLCIDFSHNETSAHPRRQRRRMRNRGLRRSSSAGHRSPQQLSINPPAPAAAVSSIPLINIDDGVMGVFDSLIGLGGQESSYNVLPGKKGHCTANGMIMYDKAVWSPKPCITCLCSNGEVICDTTMCHPPKCPKTIIPAGECCPVCSDAASSLDSSIIPLDDISEFSGDFPESNDLNNTSVLSSAHTQTENDELLKDELLEAEVVEIKEKGHHKKDEKKRKRKGKKNRQKHKAHHRDKKPITKNRAAEEEILDESDEDDGLFRMPSHFPIPVPPIEPPPLPSGCSTSDSTVSCINAKLTQIPPISDPDLTSLDLTGNSITTISDEAFNGIPNLEWIDLSKNNITSSGIGPQAFKLLKKLKRLYLDGNMLAHIPSGLPSTLEEIKINDNHLHAIDEDGLQGLKNLVTLELEGNKLSEANVSPLAFYPLKSLSYLRLGRNKFRIIPQGLPVTLEELYLESNQIEEVSEICFNHTRNINVIVLKHNMLEEHRIAPLAWINQENLESIDLSFNKLYHVPSYLPKSLLHLVLIGNQIERIPGYVFGHMKPGLEYLYLSFNKLTDDGIDPVSFFGAYHSLRELFLDHNDLKSVPFGIDEMRKLRFLRLNNNKIRTVPPERICRAHISDDDVHGNSEEEENEESHLEHVHLENNYINTRQLSSHAFSCIRSYCSVILKPQKTK; from the exons ATGCAAGCTACATCATTAGTCTATTATTTCCTGCTTGTCTCTCTGTGCATCGACTTTTCTCACAATGAAACGAGTGCCCATCcgaggaggcaaaggaggagaATGCGCAACAGAGGATTGAGAAGGAGCTCCTCAGCGGGGCACAGGTCCCCACAACAGCTGAGCATTAACCCTCCAGCTCCTGCGGCTGCAGTATCCAGCATACCTCTTATTAACATTGATGATGGTGTTATGGGAGTATTTGACTCCCTCATAGGTTTGGGTGGACAGGAATCTAGTTACAACGTCCTACCAG GAAAGAAGGGGCACTGCACAGCTAATGGGATGATTATGTATGACAAAGCAGTCTGGTCTCCCAAGCCCTGCATTACCTGTCTCTGTTCAAACGGAGAAGTGATATGTGATACAACCATGTGCCACCCTCCGAAATGTCCCAAAACCATTATACCTGCAGGAGAATGCTGCCCAGTCTGTTCCGATGCTG CCTCCTCTTTGGATTCAAGTATTATTCCACTGGATGACATCAGTGAGTTTTCTGGTGATTTTCCAGAATCCAATGACCTCAACAACACCAGTGTCTTGTCATCAGCACACACTCAAACTGAAAATGATGAACTCCTTAAAGATGAACTGCTTGAAGCAGAAGTTGTAGAGATCAAAGAGAAAGGGCATCATAAGaaggatgaaaagaaaagaaaaaggaaaggcaagaaaaatcGACAGAAGCATAAAGCTCACCACAGAGACAAGAAGCCTATCACAAAgaacagagctgcagaagaagAAATCCTTGATGAAAGTGATGAAGATGATGGCCTTTTCAGAATGCCATCTCATTTCCCAATTCCTGTTCCACCCATAGAACCTCCTCCTTTGCCATCTGGATGCTCCACCTCAGACAGCACAGTAAGCTGTATTAATGCCAAACTGACACAAATACCACCAATCTCAGATCCAGATCTAACAAGCCTAGACCTTACAG GAAATAGTATCACCACTATCTCAGATGAAGCATTCAATGGGATACCTAATTTGGAATGGATTGATCTGAGCAAAAATAACATTACCTCCTCTGGCATAGGTCCACAAGCATTCAAA CTCCTGAAAAAGCTAAAACGTCTGTATTTGGATGGAAACATGCTGGCACATATTCCCTCTGGACTGCCATCAACGttggaggaaataaaaataaatgacaaCCACCTTCATGCCATTGATGAAGATGGCTTACAAG GTTTAAAGAACTTAGTCACCCTGGAATTAGAAGGAAATAAACTAAGTGAAGCGAATGTCAGTCCTTTGGCCTTCTACCCTTTGAAAAGTCTCTCTTATTTGAGACTGGGAAGAAATAAGTTTAGAATTATCCCACAAGGTCTTCCTGTCACTCTTGAG GAATTATACCTGGAAAGTAATCAAATTGAAGAAGTGTCAGAAATTTGCTTTAACCATACAAGAAACATAAATGTCATTGTGCTAAAGCATAACATGTTAGAAGAGCACAGAATAGCACCTTTGGCTTGGATAAACCAAGA GAACTTGGAATCAATTGACCTCTCTTTCAACAAGTTATATCATGTTCCTTCCTACCTGCCAAAATCTTTACTACATCTGGTACTTATAGGAAATCAGATCGAAAGAATTCCAGGATATGTGTTTGGTCACATGAAGCCAGGGTTGGAGTACCTCTACCTGTCCTTTAACAAACTCACTGATGATGGAATAGATCCAGTATCTTTTTTTGGAGCGTATCACTCTCTGAGGGAGCTGTTTTTGGATCACAATGACTTGAAGTCTGTACCGTTTGGAATTgatgaaatgagaaaattacGTTTCCTAAGACTGAACAATAATAAAATAAG GACGGTCCCTCCAGAACGCATCTGCAGGGCTCACATCAGTGATGATGATGTTCATGGCAACAGcgaagaggaggaaaatgaagagTCACACTTGGAACATGTTCACCTTGAAAACAACTACATCAATACAAGGCAGCTCTCATCACACGCATTCTCATGCATAAGGTCCTACTGCAGTGTTATTCTTAAACCACAGAAGACCAAATAA